The segment aataaataataattatgtataaagacaaaataatatattgatatttactgagatattttgatgaaaatattttggtAATTATCATGATACATATAATCTATcaacgataatttatttactagaataaatttttactagtCAACTGTTAAACTGGTCCAGCATAAAacttaaatgtttaatttgcttgaattgatataaatttttagttaaataattaaacaaaatcattttttaaccAACAAGATGATTACAACATATTCAcagtgataatatttattaatatagaaATTAGCATATCGTatgtcataaaattatttcaagtactTTGATTAGATTATCAAACTTGTGTTTGACTTATTTAATAGATTAtagataaatttgatttattagtCATTGTCATTATTGGTCAgtattaaaatgatatttacttatatatttattggttattttattattgacaaaataCCTACCTTAGTTGTTGAGATTGATGAGATGTCTTTGATGGAACATGTGGTCTTCGTTTTAATTATACAACCAAGTGGAAGagcaacaattttttcaatactaaTTTATATCTCAATGAAAATACTTGacgtgtttttattattactattttaattttgtaagtagtgataatttttaaatatatattttttttatttaatttttgtttttattgaaaaaaaagaatgctCCAAGTTGCAAGCTAAATTTGTGCtacgtaataattttaaattatgatacAAAAACctgttaataaattgaataataattaattattaattaattattgggAATTATCGTAATTAAATCAACACACGAAAAGTTAATGTTAACTCgttatttaatagaaaaacaaacatATTTGTATCTTGTATATTGAATTACAAATTCCATTTGGAAAGTATACAATAAttagttataattttaatgatactaCCATGTcaacattgaaataaaaaaaattaaataataaatttgtaacgAAAACgtaagttgaatattttatgaagcaaaaaaaaagtagaaattattcaaaaaatagcattagaaaaatatatcaagtacatacttttgttaaaaaattgatcaaaaaaatgCATTCCACATACGAGTTATGATAGATGGAGGCTTGTTGATAATGGAATCACATTCTTTCTTCATTTTTCGCAAAAACTCAATATAATGATCTTTGTTAAGTGAATTGGCCTTCAAAAACATACGGGCGTCTTCACACATTTCGTTGATTCGATCTTGATCATTTTGGCTGAGCTTGGAACGGTGTTGATTAACACCATTTTCCATTGATTTAATATACTTATAGAGCTGATTTTTTGCCGATGCAGtttctctctcttttcttGACATGATTGACATAATAACTCTTTCCATTTCTTGTAACTTTTCATGGTAAGGTTCAGCTTCGTCAAATTGATTTTCTTTCACCCACATCCAAGTATTAGAACAGATgttgtatatttgttttttttcatcttcagtAAGACTAGAAGTGCTGTCATAGATAGCCTGTTTCGTTAAGCGAACATATGACTCTAAACTATGCTTAACTTTCAACATATTTCCCTGGTTTTCATCGTAGCTCCTGAATTTTTCAGCGTCAGCTATCATCTcgtcgactttttttttagaccAACGTTTCTCATTATTTACGATTgtgatattattttcacaatcACTCTTTACTCCTGTTGCTGTAACATGAAGAATTCCATTGACATCGATTTCAAAGATCACATCAACTGCTTCTGTTCCCGCTGGTGCTGGTGTGATGCCGATTAATCTAAATTTACCAAGGAAATTATTGTCCTTGACAAATTTTCTTTCACCTTCAAAAATACAGATTTTCGTCACCTCTTGATTGTCGCACGATGTCACGAATCTTTCCGTACTTTTGCAtggaatttttgtattttttttaataataatcgacATTAGATCATCGATACTAACACTTATTCCAAGTGATAGTGGAGTGACATCTACAAGACGCACAGCTTGGAgaatttctgatttttttccttcttcaGACAACATTGCTGCTTGTACAGCTGCCCCATATGCAACTGCTTCATCtggatttattgaaaaatttaattttttgccaTTGAAAAAGTTTTGGAGCATTGACTGAATTTTTGGAATCCTAGTCGAGCCTCCAACTAatacaacatcatcaatatctATTTTATCGGTTTCAGCACCAGCAAGTGCTCGCTCAACAGGTTCAAGTGCTTTAATAAAAAGTTCAGCACAAAGTTCTTCAAATTCGACTCTGGAAATTTTAGTCTCAAAATCAATGCCATCAACAAGTGCTTCAACTATAATATCAGCCTCAGTACTCAAAGACAAGTCATGCTTAGCACGAACCGCCGCTGTCCTAAGTCTTTTCAATgccttcatattttttttaacatcattgCCGGATTttgctttaaatttttcacaaaGATGATCGACTAATATTGAATCAAAATCTTCACCACCAAGATGAATGTCACCAGTTGTTGATTTTACCTCAAAATCTAAGCCTTCTGTGATTGACAAAATTGAGACATCAATCGTTCCACCAcctaaatcaaatattaatacatttttctGACCTTTaagatttttatcaagacCATACGCCAAAGCAGCTGCTGTTGGCTCATTGATGATACGTAATACATTCAAACCAGCAATTTCTCCCGCGACCTTGGTTGCATTACGTTgtgaattattgaaataagCCGGTACAGTAATAACAGCATCTTTGACTTTTTCATTAAGAAAAGCTTCAGctatttctttcattttttccaGAACCATTGAGCTTATTTCTTCTGGATTAAATTCTTTAACTTCACCACAAAATTCAACTTGAATTTTTGGATTATTTTCCACACCATCACTCACAACTTTGAATGGCCACTGTTTAATATCCAACTGAACTTGTTCTTCATCAAATTTACGTCCAATAAGTCGCTTGGCATCAAACACAGTGTTGGATGAATTTAATGCTGCTTGATTTTTTGCAGCTTCACCAATAAGACGTTCATTTCCCTTGAAGGCAACATACGATGGTGTTGTTTTCATTCCTTGTGCGTTGGGAATAATATGAACTTTGCCACCTTGCCAGACAGCAACACATGAATATGTTGTGCCCAAATCAATTCCAATTGCATGACCAGACATTattatagtttaatttttaattttatattgtttttttttaaataatttttattgttgtttattgttttattgtttattgttttattgtcgTTTTAAACAGCACAGTTCACAGTATAACACAAAGCGCGTGGTGTTGACTATATAGAGAATAAAGCAGAATAAAGATTGAATAACGTTTCTGTGACACACAGCACTGCACAGCACTGCACAGCACAGTGGACAGCAGCAGACGCCAGACAGCAGCCAGCAGGGGAatctcataaaaaataaaaatcataaaaacctTCAAGGCCAGAGGGGAACAAAGCAATCGTTTCTCCGATTTTTAAACTCATTGTCCCCGAATGTTCTCGAGTCTTAAGCTCTATAGTGTTTTGAAATATCTCAatgttttgatatttttattcagaTAATTTTTATGCCTAGTCCTTCTCAAAAGCACTCAAAagtatatgtttattatttgaaacgacatatatatattaaaatttattgataataaaaggTGTTCTTGGAACTATACTGATATAGGTATacttattatatgaaaatatattccaCTTTctatgaaacaaaaaaaaaaaaaaaacagaacataaaaaataaattaaaaatttaattatttacaaataaaactgaaaattaaagttcaattataataaaaatataatcaaatataattaattataaattatactaAAGACAAAGAGATGCGCATTACATAATGCGCATGCAAGACGTTGATTATTATATCGACTATAGAGATGTATAGAGATTTCCCATACCAGAAAATCTAGTTATTTTGTTCAAAAATTGTGTCtgacattaaaaaaactatctttacaaataaaaaaataataataataacataaatcCAACAATAGTCACAACGATGTCTATTTCATTCTTATACTgctttaaaattgtttataataattgcgGCAGTCTTGCATGAAAATCTTGTATAGTGGACATCGTGGACATTGCCCTTTAGACGCTTAGAGTTGATATTGTCACTCGATATTTGGAAAGTGATATATATCGAGTATCCGATACAATCCGATGTATCGAAGTAATATTGACtaaaatctaaatttatatGGGAATCCCCTGACTGCCTCTGACTGCCGACTGGGAtaaaaacagataaaaaacaaaaacatcaaGACCTCAGTATACGGGGTATACGGCTGATATCGTGCATGCATATCGCCGATTAGTAAAATAAACAGTTGAAATGTAAGTAAATAAACAGTTGAAATAAATCAGAGACCATTCTCTACGTTCGTCGTCCTGACAAACAGCTTCTGCATTGGCAAGTTTTatgggtaaaaaaataaattttaaaattttattgtcgtaaaaaacaaaacaaggTTTATTGCtgaaaattattactaatgCTGTAAGAATAACAGTTatgcttttgtttttttaccaTTGGTGTTTTATTACTGCTGATACTGAGTTCttagaaaatgataaaaaattatcacttgTAAAACTCTGAATAACGACGTTCATTGTGTGGTGAGTCATATCATTGCAAGGTCtggttaaaataatttattttttactaataaagaaaaattaactaatattttaataataaaaatatttatattttaggaatgttaaataattaaaaatattatttaccatCAACTCGAGAAACATGGAtcctgaaaaagaaaattttacgTGGTTGATTGATCAATGTAGAAGTTATGTCACGggtaaaaaaccaaaattaaaatgtccagATACtctacaaatatataatttacaaaagaaatttaacattccaaattttaaagttaaaataattaaacaagagACTATTCAAATAACACTGGATCATAAATATTCCAATCAATCATTCATCAATAAAtcttatgaattaaaaataagaaactctggtaaatttattcatgACTTTACATACAACATTTCAACTTACCAACAACTATCAGAAATTTATTGTCTTGGTAATCCAGAAGATGAAATGATTCCAGGCAAAATCATTGAAACTcaagatttttatttggtaattatatacaaaataaatagagtTGAAGTAGATGAAGATGGTGCCAatcgtatatttaaaaatgttaaaaatttatatttttcacaattaCGTGAAAgaacagttgaaaaaaatattaatttatttataataataacaacacctggttcaataataacaaatgcTGATAAAATGCCTCAATAtttagttgataatttaatcaGTAGATATTTATTCAGTATTTCTGTTGGACAAAAAATTGAGaatgaattgaaaattgatgtttttggaagattaaaaataaatgaatatcaacaacaatatgaatctatatttaaatcaataaatattgatctTCCATGTGATACATATTTCACACcaaaagtcattaaaaattgtacaagTCCAGTTAATGAAAATGACTTTAAAGTGACACAGCGTCATGTCTATGATGCTGCTAAATTTGCAGAGGCTAAATTATCAGCAGAAGTTAtggatgatgaaaaattaaatccaaCTTTTATAAAACGAAAACGACTAATGGAAATTGATGCAAAATTTGGAAGTTTATGTTTAGCACAAGGTAGTAATCTTAGAAAATATCCAAAATCAATAATGCAATTAccatatattgtattaaaattgcTAAAGACAAACTCGAGTGCTAATGAGttggatttattaaattggGATATTGGAAGCAGTAGTAATGCAACTTTCTCGTTGATTAAAGAGAGTATCCAACGTATTAAAAATGGACTTGTGTTTTCATATTTTGGTgcagaaaaagaagaaataaataatatagattTAATAAAGTCAAATAAGCAAACTGAAAAAGACACAGAACACACAATACGTTTGACATTGTATCATCGTGTTGTACCACAAATATCTCATGATGTTGCTGAAGAGTTGGCAATGCTTGGAGTTGATAAGAGTAGTAATCTTAGTAAAAAAGTTCATAATTACAATGAAGAAAAACAGCTATCATTTTCCTTGAAAGATACAAACACAAAAGACATTGATGATTGGCTTAAATCAAGTGATCATTTTAAACGTACATCTGATACTTATTTAGAgagtgaaaaatattcatcagtTGGATTGGCAATTAAAGCcattgaaaaatcatcaaataatccaaatgattctaaatttctaaaaaacaaattagaaCGTTTTTTATCATCTAGAATTGGAAGATGGGCCAAGCTGGTATCAGACATTGGAATTGAAATATCAATGACTGAAAAACAtagtattaattataatggtgaatggattttaaaaaaattacaaaattataatttatatatattatttaaaccagttaaagaagaagaaacaacatattttacattattttggaataattgtgatgaattattttcaagaggTAGAGATGATGATTCATGTTGggttacaaaaaattttaccacAAATGGTTTAATATCTTGGATTGATGTTATATCAGCAAATCCATCAAAACTTGTTAATTGGATGAAATTTGAATCtcaattattatgtaattcaGTATTTGAATGTGAAAATTTTGAGACAATATTTATGAATGatgaagatttatttttaaatgaagaattaaatcaaaaagttAATTATGCTAGACAAAGCTTTTTATTAAGTATTCTTGTTATGATTAATGACAGATTTGCATTGGATGAATTAATGTCTCATGCAAGATTTATGATAATGGAAGGATTCAAGTCTTTACCTCTTGTACCAGATCCTggtaaaatgttaaataaatttccactTGTGTATCGTAGTAGAATTGAAATTTGGGTTGCCAAAAAGTTAGTtcaaacatcaaaaaaaataattaaatcatttggATTTAAATGTTCAactgttgacaaaaaaaacgGCAAATTAAAATGGATAGGATTATTTGATCCATTGCTTCATATTCCTTTTGAAACACCTGATCAATTGATTAATTCAATGTATTATAActatggtaaaaataaaaatgaaagaccTCTGTATAGTTATACTTCTTTAAAActtgtatcaaaaatattagaatACGAAGATAAATTGCCTTTACAAAATACTTATTTAGGAAATAAATCAAGATGGAATTCGAAATATCGAACTCATGAATTTTCACCTGAAGTTGTTAGAGTTATGTCAGAAAACTTGGGCAATAAACTTGAATATAAACTTGGACCatcttggaaaaaaattttacgagatgaaatatttaatgatttaaatgaacaaGATTTAGAATCAATATCAACATTAAAAGCTAGTGCAAGTTTTACTGAAACATATAATGGTCCTGGTAAACGTCCAAGAGTTGCTGAggctgttaaaaatttatggctTGAATCTGGAAAAAAAGGATGGAAAGCAATCCATTTATTACCaatagcattaaaaaaaacaaaagaatctGGTGGTTtacatattgatttatttaaaaaaaatcaacatggTGGTTTACGagaaatatatgttttaagTATATCATCACGTATAATTCAATTGGTATTAGAACAAATATCAAGAACACTGTGTAATCAATTTAAATCTGAAATGATAACTCATTCAAATCTAAAACTTACAACACCAGCTGATCATTGtgagcaagaaaaaaaaatgaaaaaaggcC is part of the Aphidius gifuensis isolate YNYX2018 linkage group LG1, ASM1490517v1, whole genome shotgun sequence genome and harbors:
- the LOC122860652 gene encoding heat shock 70 kDa protein II-like is translated as MSGHAIGIDLGTTYSCVAVWQGGKVHIIPNAQGMKTTPSYVAFKGNERLIGEAAKNQAALNSSNTVFDAKRLIGRKFDEEQVQLDIKQWPFKVVSDGVENNPKIQVEFCGEVKEFNPEEISSMVLEKMKEIAEAFLNEKVKDAVITVPAYFNNSQRNATKVAGEIAGLNVLRIINEPTAAALAYGLDKNLKGQKNVLIFDLGGGTIDVSILSITEGLDFEVKSTTGDIHLGGEDFDSILVDHLCEKFKAKSGNDVKKNMKALKRLRTAAVRAKHDLSLSTEADIIVEALVDGIDFETKISRVEFEELCAELFIKALEPVERALAGAETDKIDIDDVVLVGGSTRIPKIQSMLQNFFNGKKLNFSINPDEAVAYGAAVQAAMLSEEGKKSEILQAVRLVDVTPLSLGISVSIDDLMSIIIKKNTKIPCKSTERFVTSCDNQEVTKICIFEGERKFVKDNNFLGKFRLIGITPAPAGTEAVDVIFEIDVNGILHVTATGVKSDCENNITIVNNEKRWSKKKVDEMIADAEKFRSYDENQGNMLKVKHSLESYVRLTKQAIYDSTSSLTEDEKKQIYNICSNTWMWVKENQFDEAEPYHEKLQEMERVIMSIMSRKERETASAKNQLYKYIKSMENGVNQHRSKLSQNDQDRINEMCEDARMFLKANSLNKDHYIEFLRKMKKECDSIINKPPSIITRMWNAFF